The genomic segment TAAGGCTTATGCAGGCAGAGGGTTCTCTGGTCCGATCGTTTCGATAATTCCTGATGAAGCTCGAAGAAAGTCCAAGAGTGAAACCTTTGAAACCCAAGAACCAACTTCACCGAAAGTGTCATGCATGGGACAGATCAAGCAGAAGAAAAATATCAGAAAAGCTAAGCGCGTTTCGCGTCCTAAAGAGTTGAAGCCTGTCTCCGGATCTTCTGAAGAAGAAGTGAAGAAGCATTCATCCAAGTTAAAGCGAATCTTCAGCATGGCAAAACCAGCAAGGAAATCCGAGACATCAAGCAAGAAGACTGAGTTGCCCGATAGAGCGCCTTCTTTGGGCCAAATGAAGCGGTTTGCAAGTGGCCGTGATGCTTTTTCCAACTTTGATTGGATGGCTCAGATTGCACCTGCGGAAGCTGATCATAGGGATTATTACTCTGATGAAGAGAGAAGAGATAGTGATGTTGAAGACGACGATGTGATCATCCCTTTCTCGGCCCCAATGAGGGTTGGTGGAGAGATGCCTTTGCAGCCAAGGAAAGAAATTAACTTATGGAAGAGAAGAACCATGAATCCACCTAGGCCCCTTCGATTGAATTCCATGGTCACCgcaaattgattgattttttttttctttctttggggCCCCTgttctttatttcttcttcttctttctcttactTCTCATATACAGATTGTGCAAATATAGATTGGTGAAACATGGAGAAGTCTTGTAATTGGCATCTGGCCTAATGGGAATCTGTTGATTCCTGGTTCTGTACAGATAATTGCTTGAAcatcatttcttctttctttcttctttttccagtGGTTCTAATTTACTTCTGCTTATGCTTGTGGAGATTGCTTTGAAACAAAGTGTTTGCATCAAACAAGCGATAAGGATTAACGGAAGGGAAATAATTTAGCAGAATCGTGTCCTGatccaacaagaaaaaatgcATAACTTATGACAATTCAAGTTTGATTGCCGTAAAACTTTACTGTTTCATATGAACAGTTAAAACTAAATACAACTAGTAACAATTCTCGCGATGGAAACAACCCAGTCATTGTACAGGTTGGTATGTTCTACAAGCAAAACCTCACTGTCAAAACTATGGCCGCCAgccaaaatggaaaagaaaaaaaaaggcttaaCCATATCAAGGCAAGGGGTGGTTTCAAAGTCAATTCGAAGCTGTACAGAAGATAAATGGTCCAACTGTGTGAGCTTATTTTTGGGATGTACATGCCACTTACCAAGATTTGCACTAAGCCAACAACACCCAACGCCCTGACAATCACGGTCGACCCTTCACCAACATTTTGACagtgaaactttttttttcccagtTAAATGGGTGCAGGAGCGGAGCTAGTTAATTTTTGTTGggatgattaaaaataaaaaaattaaaaattaaaaatttttaaaattaatatgttaaatttaattaataatcaaaagattcataataaaaaataattttatataacatgtaaataaaaaattaaaaaaattttataatagttATATAAGAAAGTTGTGTTCGACGATATTTTTTAGattcaaattcattaattattgacTCTGTATTGAAGAAACTAGCAATATCTTTCTcaatataaacaactaaattatttgtaaGAAACACATCATCTATTTTGTTCCGGAGTCttattttcacaatttttattattgaaaaaactCTTTTTGTAGTTGCTGTAAAAACCAAAATAGTCAAAATAAAGTGAATTAGTCTATCAGTCAAGTGATaattttttgacttttctgTTTCTGTTAATCTCTGACACAATTCAAAAAGTGTCTTAATTTTACACAATAATGATGGGTGATCTTTGTATTTATTTGTCCAAACTCATAAGCTCATAAATCtcttttgaagaataaagTGTGTTTTAATGGTGAATtacaagaaaagagaaataaaaataaaaagatacaaaatataagaaaaaaagaaaaataggtgTAGAGATATTTAAATTAGAGTAAAGTTAAGTAATTTGTGAagttgtttgatttttttatttatattaattattaaataaaaatttattttgagtagattattaattatatataataaataaaaactttcaaaaatttgagagaagtcatggataaaatatatatataaaataaatatttttaaaaactttgGCCCTCTCCCCCTACCCCCCATTGTTGGGTGGATCTGAGAGTTGGTGGTACCAAAAGCAATGCTAgaaatttaaagcaagtaCTTCATGAttctcttttattcttttaggatttttttgaAGTCATTGAGGCCATGATATGTGATTGTGAAATTGTCCACGTCCCTCTTTCTCCAGCCCCAAATCCCTATCGCATTTTTTAATAAGCTTAAGCAATCTGTGGAATAAACTCATTGGACTTGGATCAGGTTCATTCCGACTTCTTGGGACCTTTTCCTCTTGCAATGATTTCGAGCAATAAGTTTCAGTCGTTCTTTGAGATGGAACCCCTTCTTTGACTAGTGGCAGACACCCAGAACTCAGAAGAGACAAAATCTCCCTCTGACTTTCTAATTCTGTCCTTCCATGGCAACCACCACCAACTCccaaagagaataaaaaaatcaatttctaACATGTCATGGGATAGTctttgttaaagaaaagatGTCTTAAACTGAAGTGGTATTGATTAGAAGGTAAGAATTACACCTAGAAAAGTTCCTAGATAACAGTATTAGAATTGCTTAATTTTCTGCTCGTCCTTTGCTTTTTCCAGGCTTTTGGTTGGTTTACTAGAAGATAATTTTCGAGTGAACAAAAGAAGGCCTGGAATTGAACAAAATCTTCCCTGTATGTACATGAAGAAGAACAAATATCCTTAAAAATATCCTCTCAATTAACCTTTCAGCTCATTCTGATAAACCAAGCCCTGAAGTAAATGCAGAAAGGTGAACAGGGGAAATGGAGCAGGGATTTGGGCCATGGATGTTTCAGAGGTGCTTCGTTTCATTGGGAAGTGTCGGCTTTGTGGCCCAATGATTATTGTTCGGTTTCTTAATGGATAGGCTCAAGGCTAAGTTCTCTTCTTAACGTCTAAAATTCTGGACAATTACCTAATACAAGGAAATTGAGTTGCCGTATGCAATTATCCTTTCAAAGCTACTGCGCAAGAGGTGATCTAAGGCCTAAcatatcttaaatttttaagttcaaGTTATTAATAGTGATTgacttaaaattattatataagtattaacaattatattcatatttaatatGAAATGTAATATCACATTAATCaaccaataattaaaaaaaacaaaacaacaacacacaagtatttttataatcaGCCAAGAAAAAGGcatactaaaaaaataattaaccaTTAAGTttaaagtgaagaaaatattGGTCCAATTTAGCTATGAATTGTTGGGCTAAACTTAGGGTTTCAGTACTAAAATTTATCTTCCCAACATGAATGATGGTAGGAGTACAATCAACTAGAATACTTTGAAAAAAGACATCTAATTCGATATTTGTATCATTTTGggttcaatttttattttataattaagttaCTCGGACACCTTGGTATCGTAGAATCTCCCCAATGAGCTCTCCTTTGCCAGAACCCACATACCTTCCGCAAATCTCACCGTCTCTGATGAACAAAAACGTTGGCACTTCGATCACGTCCATGTCCTTCAGGAACTGCATGCAGCTGTCGTTCTCATCACCGTTCATCCTGGCGAAAACCACGGAATCCATCTGTCTGGAAAGCTTAATCACCGTTGGGTACACCTTGACGCATGGCCCGCAATGTTTAAGGCCGACATCCATAACAATCAGCTTGTGGTCGAGCTTGTGGTCTTCTATGAGCTTCTCCACGTCCTTCCTACAGTGCAGCTGCACGACAGACGAATGACTGTCACCGTAATACAGCACATCGCCCATCAGCTGATCCGGTCCAATCCCTTCTTCTTCGTGGATTTTCTCCATGCTTTTGTAGAAGCTGAAGTGCGGCACTTTCTCTATCTTCTCTCTTTTGCAAAGCTCCCTAGTCTTCTCCGACTCATCGCCCATCACAAGAATGAACTCTACATCGTTGCAGGTCCTGCTAAGATCAACCATAAAAGGGTAAATCTTACTGCTATGGAAACTGTGGCTGGCAGCGAATTCCACCACAACAAGCTTGTTTTTAGCCATCCGAAGAGCTTCGTCGAATTCCTCTATGCTGTGAACTTGCTGTACTCTCTCATCACTAGAAGCTTTCTTTGTCCCAGGAGTAGCCGTAGCCTTAGTCACGAAGCGGGTTTTGCTTGCTTCTAGTCTCCCTGAAAAAGGTCCAGGTCTAGTAACAAAAGATGGTAGAAAGGAAGCGTGGGAGCGGAGAGAACTGATTTTGGGGATGG from the Theobroma cacao cultivar B97-61/B2 chromosome 8, Criollo_cocoa_genome_V2, whole genome shotgun sequence genome contains:
- the LOC18591625 gene encoding uncharacterized protein At1g76070; this translates as MEKQAKPRNKILKFLPKAASAVSVTFQNPPFSPGRDKRYDNTGKHKAYAGRGFSGPIVSIIPDEARRKSKSETFETQEPTSPKVSCMGQIKQKKNIRKAKRVSRPKELKPVSGSSEEEVKKHSSKLKRIFSMAKPARKSETSSKKTELPDRAPSLGQMKRFASGRDAFSNFDWMAQIAPAEADHRDYYSDEERRDSDVEDDDVIIPFSAPMRVGGEMPLQPRKEINLWKRRTMNPPRPLRLNSMVTAN
- the LOC18591626 gene encoding thioredoxin-like protein CDSP32, chloroplastic; the encoded protein is MNQTNQNEWLQFWVNEIFRFHPNTIALVHLFLLVPQEPLAGNFRRKAITPILFAIISPLMATITNFLTKPPSSDRYSIPKISSLRSHASFLPSFVTRPGPFSGRLEASKTRFVTKATATPGTKKASSDERVQQVHSIEEFDEALRMAKNKLVVVEFAASHSFHSSKIYPFMVDLSRTCNDVEFILVMGDESEKTRELCKREKIEKVPHFSFYKSMEKIHEEEGIGPDQLMGDVLYYGDSHSSVVQLHCRKDVEKLIEDHKLDHKLIVMDVGLKHCGPCVKVYPTVIKLSRQMDSVVFARMNGDENDSCMQFLKDMDVIEVPTFLFIRDGEICGRYVGSGKGELIGEILRYQGVRVT